The genome window TATGAATCAAATTAGGGTAGAAAGCATGGAGCGTTGCTTAAAAAAAGACTCTAGACGACAGTTTTTGAACCTCATGAACGGTAGCTACGAATGGAACCACCAACTACAACAATGTACCTTCCAAGTGTTTATACTCGGCGAGCCAACGGAACGGGATCGTTGGAAGGATTCCTTGTGGCTATTGGAGTTTCATGAAGGATCCTATGTAGGGATAGCAAAATTTTCGCAAAACTCTTCTGATTACAATTCGAAGTTGTCAACGTTGAGAAGAGGGTTATATGTAGGAGGGTTAGCAGCAAATCCACAAGATATCCATAGAAGCTACAACGAGGCAGTTTTAGCACAATATATTGGAGAATTCTGGTCTATCAAAGGAGTGGATTATACTTTAATTTTAAAGCGACGAGAACAGTGGAGTAAGCATCAAATGGAAATACAAAAAGAAATTATTAAGCTGGCTGATGAGATTCGTGCTGCTCTTAGTCAATCAGAACATGAAATGATGGAAACAATCGTTCATCGGACAATGCAATATTTAATGCAAAATCAGGGGATTGACCCTTCATATATTGAAGATTCCTTAATGAGTCTTGCAATACGAGTTTCCCAAGCCTTATCTAATTTTAACGATGTCAAAGCCTCTCTATGGGAATTACGCATTTCGCTTCACGGAAGCAAGTGTTTTCATGAGATTAAAGGGGTCTTCTTGAATTGGTTGCAGAATTGGATAGAAAAAGTGGGAGAACAGCGTAAAGCATCTGATACAACGATCATAGAACAAGTTGTTGGAATTATTGAGCAACAATACGCAGAGGATCTTAATCTACGTATCATTGCAGAACGATTGTATCTGAGTCCAAATTATCTGGGTAACGTTTTTAAAAATACAACGGGGATGTATTTTAATGATTATTTAGCCATGCATCGATTGAAAAAAGCAACGGAGTTTTTGATCACTGGCTCCGATAAGGTGACTGTGATTAGTGAAGCCGTAGGCATTCCGAACACTTCATACTTCAGTGCATTGTTTAAGAAGACCTATGGCTTGACGCCTAAGGAATATCGAAGATTGCGATCGGCTCAATAAATAATAGCTGAGGAGAATACGGGCAGATGAAAATTTCTAAAACAAGTATCAATTTAATGGAATGGGATAAAGACGAGGCTCTAGCGAGTAAGAGAATGGACGAAACAGATCTTACGTGGCAATTACATCCTAACAGTACAATGACACTTCAATATCCTGGCATTCATCTGGACAATCACTGGGAAATGAAAGGATTTGTCGCTAGTAACCCGTATAGTGTAGATTTACGAGATTGGCATTCACTTGAGATTGAGGCAGTTATTAATACCACGACTCCTCTGAAGTTCATAGCAGAAATCGGATTGCTTAAAGATAAAAGTCCATTAGCAGAAGAATTAGCATATGTTAGTGCACAAAGTATAACTGTAGCTGATGCAGGAGGGCGTATACGACTTTCATTCGTTCTCAAACATTTTGATACAACTGTCGCATTGTCAGGAAGATGGAAATTTGTAAGATCAGTTTGTCTATCTGTCCAAGGTATAGATTCAGAGTTTGCTCAACCTCTTACAATTCGGGCCATACGGTTCGTTCGACGTCCTGCAATCTTCCTTGATACACCCGTACTGTCTCGTTCCGTGCCCAAAGGAAACTGTGCACATTACCGTGTTTCTGTTCATAATTGTACGGATGTCATCCAGCCGATTGTTCTCTCGTCAGAAAGATATGGGTGGGAATCCATGGATGTTCATGTTGAACCTTCCCAATGCATATTACAGCCTGGTGAGGTGCATGAAGTTGATATTCAGGTCACAGTACCCATGCATATAGCGCTAGGAGGTTACGAGAAACAAAATGTGATCGTTATTCCTGGGGGACGAGGTGAGCTTGCAGAAACTTTGGAACTGACAACAGTCTGTACTTTGCCACATCCCTATATCAAGCATGTTGAAGAAGGTTGGGAACAAGTCAAGCGAAATATTCGAGAGTATAACTGGGTCTCTGAACTGAAGGACATGTATCAACAACGAGCCGAGCTTTGGGAAGTGCCGGACATTGAATCAGATCATTTTCTGTTTCGGAGCCATCACGCTCATGAAGCCGAGAATGCGGCTATAGTATGGAAACTGACTGGCCGTGAAGACATGGCTAAGAAAGCGATACAATTTCTGCGTGCCGTTGTCCACCCTATACAAGGATATCCATTAAAATTACAGGCTTGTCATCAAGAATTGGTTCACGAAGGTGAATTTTTCAAGCATACTGCGGTTGTATATGATGTATTTGCGGATTCAGGGTTACTTACGACAGACGATCATGCGAATGTGGATTACTCTTTTCGAATGTTTATGGACTTGATTGATTACTCTCTATCCATTGGTGATTTATCGAACTGGACGATAAGTGAGATGATCGGTGCATTGTATTGTAGCCAAGCGTTGCAGGATCTAGAGCGAATGAATCGCTTCTTGTTTGGCATAGGTGGATTCACCGATCATTTGTCCAAGGGTACTTTGGATGATGGATGGTGGTACGAATGTTCCGTTGGTTACAATACAATGTCTGCTGGATTATTTACAGAAGTTGTTCAAAGTTGCAAACCGTGGGGGATCAATTTAGCGGATCATTGGTTGCCCGCTCAATATCATGACCAGATCACACCTGGGAATAAGCCGGAAAAAGATGGGCTTTGCCTAGATATTTGGGGCCCAAGGAGAAACAATTATCGATCCATTCGGCAGCTATGGGACAGCTTGTTACCTTTCGCAGATTACCGAGGGGTTGTTTTTGGAATTAACGACTCAACGGAAACGAAGCTGCTTGGAATTTCGGAGCGTGGTTATCTCGACGCTCGCTACGATTTGGCGTATTACCTGTTCCGTCAACCAGAATATGGGGACATCGCATTGCGGTGCAATCTAGAGGATAGAGATTTACTGTATGTAGTGCCTGATATTGAGGCCAGCGTTAATAAACCTTACCTTCAATCAGCCTATGCTGACACTGCGGGTGTGGCTGTACTTCGTTCCCAGACCACAGATCGTGAGCCTGGAGAACAGATTCAAGCTGTGGTGAAATACGGTATTCATGGCGGTGCGCATGGTCATTATGATCGTGTTAGTCTACTATCCATC of Paenibacillus sp. FSL R5-0517 contains these proteins:
- a CDS encoding response regulator is translated as MKMIIVDDERIGREGLIDFIDWRKDYGIEIVGVASNGEEGFNLYQSKKPDIILTDIKMPIMTGIEMAEKIRTIDLDVRIILLSAYSDFSYAQKALKTKVDDYLLKPIEEEEVRRLMNQIRVESMERCLKKDSRRQFLNLMNGSYEWNHQLQQCTFQVFILGEPTERDRWKDSLWLLEFHEGSYVGIAKFSQNSSDYNSKLSTLRRGLYVGGLAANPQDIHRSYNEAVLAQYIGEFWSIKGVDYTLILKRREQWSKHQMEIQKEIIKLADEIRAALSQSEHEMMETIVHRTMQYLMQNQGIDPSYIEDSLMSLAIRVSQALSNFNDVKASLWELRISLHGSKCFHEIKGVFLNWLQNWIEKVGEQRKASDTTIIEQVVGIIEQQYAEDLNLRIIAERLYLSPNYLGNVFKNTTGMYFNDYLAMHRLKKATEFLITGSDKVTVISEAVGIPNTSYFSALFKKTYGLTPKEYRRLRSAQ